aaaaaaatatttttattttatttttacgattAGCAAATAAATCAAGCCGTGATTAGTGATGAGTCTGTCCATAGATTTTCTTTCTAAtatagaattataaaataaacattCTTTTACTAAccaataaatttttgaatataatatCTCAGACAATTTATGTAGTTCCTAAATTTATATGATGCAGTTTTGTTgcctattttttctttatttaatataacCAGAGGCAAGCGCGGGGTTAAAGAAATTAATCTCTGGTTATAgcctccgcgcaagcgcggaaCCGGATATGTTATTGATGCATTGTGTAGTCTTATATatggtattttgttttttttttaacttttgttttttcctGTTGTATATAATCTATATTACAATAGATTGATTAGGTTGATATAAGAATAACCAGTGATTTCTTATGTGTTGATATTTCATATCTTATGTGTGGACGTCTAAAAGAGTTTCCGATTTATCTTCATGAATTTGACATCTAGCAACATTTTTCCCATGAATATGTCGGACAGAGACCCACACATCCGCTGAGATTCAACATCTGATACGCTGACTAATTGCCATCCTCATTAGCTATCTAGTAAATCCGCAAGTTGTGCaagtataagaaaataattatctacCACAGTTTAAAAACCCCAAACAATAGTGAAACCTTTTATTAGACATAGAGCAAGAGAATATAAATAAGGTCGAGGCAAGAtcttttaacataaatataaaatgaatctCCATGAGCTCTTCTCAGGTCTATGCGAACTCTCTTAGTCCGTCCAAgaagttgtgtttctttttcattAGTTGTTCTTGTAGTTATCGGATGTGTAAACGATTTTGTTCACCTCCTCTTTGAAACTACCAATGTGTTCTAATTCGGATTTGAAGTCTGGGAAATTAGTGAATCCCTCCTTGGCATACAAGTCTTACTGGAAAACTTCGGAAAGTATAACaaacaacaaagaaaagttgtattaatcaagttttcagtGGGACTATGAAATTCTATCAATTTAAAGAGTTTCAATGATATGCGACATTGAATAGAGCGGTTTAGAGTGTAATGGTTTATCATCAGAGGTGAGAGTTAAGCGATGAAGTGGGAGAACCCTAGGCCCTAGCTCAGAGACGGTGAAAAAGAATAGACGATTAGGAGGCTTCTTTGGGTATGTATGACGCATCAGCCTTACCTTTTAAGGTTTATGTAGAAACTGGGTGCAATATGCCACGAGTTAATTAAAATGACGCAACAACTATTAATTCATTACACATTCTTGTTTGAAAACTCACCGTAGAGGACTGTAAAATCGCCGGAGAAACGTAACGGAGAAACGTAACTCGGGCACCAACAGTGACAATTCGGTCCGAAAATCGGGAttctttaagaaaattaatttttactcGTTTCATCCTATAATCGAGTAGTATATATAAAGATTCATGATGTTTTCatgaaaatgacaaaaaaacgAAGAAAATGATGTATAACTCGTGAAAATTATGAGCCACCGGAGTCAATATTGCAGAAAAATTAGAAGTCTAAAGAGGAAGACGACTTGTAAAAGTCATAATTGCCTTTAATTAAACTTAATCATAAAAACATGCAAAACACACATGGTTTCTATTCGAATCCGGGTTGTTAGCCTTTTTAAAGATGTGTAAACCGTTGCACTAAGCGATATTTACTGTAAGTTTTAcgaatagataatatattaaaacaaaagcatAAAGATGGATCTcaccaaaataaatgaaatgcCGAGGTGGACAATTTAAGGAGAGAACAAAAACTCAATCATTATAAtatagaaaattaattataactgAAACTAAAAACATGTGATTATTAAGATGTATGTTATGTACTGTAGATAAATGATTAATATTGTTTTATGAAATAGTTATTAtccatctatatataaaaaaaagtttcattcACTCCTAGGCCATCTACATCAGATTTCATGTCACTAAGCCAGAGTCTGTGGTTGCGACACGTGTCACGGTCaatcaaaatttaatgtttCATTTATTCTTGAGTTTAATGGGTTTTATGTGTTTACTACAATCCAAATACATCTTTTCCAAAAAATTGTATACGAAACCTAAGGAAAGTGGTTGTCGTGCAACAATTGCCGTTCAGCCAACTGTCAACAGaattcacaaaatattataaaatatatttatttatataaagtaaaattcgcagaatattataaaatataaatacatttatagattttttgtataaaactgaataaaccaaaaatcgaCGGTacataaaccgaaccaaatcaaAATAGATATGGTTTTAATATGGTAGCTATGTTTTGTaaaccaaaatacaaaaaaaaactgaaaaaaccgaaccaaaactgAACTGATATCCAGATTAGACACCCACGTATGCCCCTAGATATATTCGGATTATTGTATTACATATGAATGTTTTATCTATCTATTACAATAAAGTTATGTATGTACTCGCAGGACAGATATGCCACCCGGATAAACATTATTTTTAGAAACGTCATGATgtctaataattaattttatgtggAGATCACATTGTCATTGTGGACTTCACGTTAGGCTTGTTGTTTCTATggaatttctttatttttaggcTTTGACTAAACAAAACTAGTTATATCTTTATAATAGTCATTGATTTACTTACAACTACTCCACATTTGTCTTAAGAACATAATATGAAATAAGTAACTTTATGAAGagttcttattcttttcaattTAGTTCATGgtttaaatattaagtcgtaaaagtaatttttttgaaaaaacaaagagaTCTACTACCCTCCCTTCCTGGTAGGTAATCTCGCGCACAAACAAGTTATTACGAGCCGAGTCTTTATGATCACTCTTTGGGAAACATGCGCAACGGAATATTTGATGTGTTCTCCACACTTATGTGAACCTGTGAAAATATTTCGAAAGTATCAGATATAGTATAAGCAGAAACTAAATGAACCAATAACTTTTACGTGGAAAACTTCTTtaatgtaaaaaagaaaaatcatggAACAGTAGTCTACTCAATAATACATTGTATAAATGGGTATGAATACAATCACATCTTCCATGTTCAACACGGAACAGATCTAGAGACTCTATTTACAAAGAATTATCTCCACACACGATacaacaacaagaacaagaagagagcaacacaaaaaCTTCAAAACATGCAGCCAAaaaacgacctcagctcacaaaAATTCCGGCAACCAGAGACTAATCCCAAAATACAAATCCACGATGAAAAATTCAACAACACATTTGCAAATTTCGGCTAAATCAGAGAAGTTTTCACTgtcggatttaccaaacactcaAGACAATACTACTGAAGAACTGTAAAAACCAGTATCACTAAAACCCAAATAACAGAAAATCCAGTGGTTGAAATTCAAATCCATTCGGTAAACTCTAACCCACTGAGTGAAAAAGATCACACAAACTATCAGCCAGATCAGAATCCATTTAACCCTCCAAAACCTACTTTGACAAACTCAGATAAATTATGTCTTCTTCCCtccctttctctcttttgtcttaAAAATCTTCttaaatactttttattttcttttgtttactaAGTGTTAACCAcacaaattatattaataattttttttttgtattgtctCACTAACCTTAAAGTCCCAATACTAATCTCATTGAACAATACCATTGGTTTAAGCCCAAGTTTGGTTCTCTCCAACCAAACCCATTGGATTTATCAACTTTAAGGAACCAACAAACTTCCGTCGGACTAGGTGGAGGAAGCAGCGATTCCGGCTATCGCTCCGCAAACCTCAAGCTTCCCCCTCAGTAATGTCTTTGTCATCATATCAGCTCTTATGCATGAACTTTCTCAAGTTCCACTATTTTTGAAGCAACCAGATCATGTATCCAATGATACCTCCTATGAATATGCAGAACATGAAATACATCAAACTACCAACTGTAGAAGCATATGGAACTCTCGCCATATCTTCCTTCTATCCGTATGTCTTTGGACTCGTTGACTCAATATTAAGTGTGCATCAAGAGGAGTTCTCAACACTTTAGATTGTTCATGTGAAACCGTTTAAGTACATTTTCAATGTATTTTTTTCAGAGACAAGTGACTCAACTTCTCACCTCTATCTTTAACAATTTTCATACCGCGAATCTGTTTCGCAtgacccatatctttcatggtaaataaCACGGCAAGCTACCCTTTCAGCTTTTTAATTTTGTCCATATTTTTTTCCACAATTAacatatcatccacatacaacAACAAGATGATATAATCATCTTCACCAAACACCTTCACAAATACACAATGGTCTGAATCAATCTATGCATAACCATAATCCCCCATAACTGACATGAACTACATGTACCACTGCCTCAGTACTTGCTTCAATCGTTTTCTTCAAGCAGAAAACCAAATCCTCTATGCCCTTGTACCATGTAGATCTCTTCCTTCAAATCATCATGAAGAAAAGgagtcttcacatccattttcTCAACCTCTTGTTTAAGGCTCCCTGCCAATCCAAGCACAACCCGAATGGATGACTTCTTTACAAcaggagaaattttttttatcataatcaATCCCTATCTTTAGGCTGCAAGctttcacaaccaatctagCCTTGTATCGAGGTGGCAAAGTGGCATCCTCGTGCTTAATTCTGTACACCCATTTATTAAGCAGCGCTTTCTAGCCCTTAGGTAATTCCACCAACTTGAATGTATGATTCTCATCAAAAGAATATATGTCCTCATTCATGGAGACAAACCATATATCATTGTGTTCATCCTCCAAAGCTTTCACAATCTCCCTCATCAATAAGTAACACATACTCACTAGGGTCATACCTTATTGACAGTTCAAAACCTCTCAAATCTTCTAAAAAATAATAGGTTGGTTCTCAGTAGCTGgtgtctcaccatgatcgtcacCATGATCACCACTACAATCTTGATGTGCGAGAGCATTTTTTCAGAGTGTATCATCTTGAACCTCAACCTCGACCTCACCGTGGACTGATGTAGAAGGAATAGCCTCTGAATCGATCAAACTTTCATAAACCTGAATTGGATTTCTGGATTTGTCAATGCCCTTTATCGTTCGATCTTCCATGAACAAAACATCTCAACTCCTTACGAGCTTATTCTCAACGGATCATAAAACTTGTACCTGAACTCAACTTGACCATAACCAATGAACACACACGCCGTGACTTCATCTCAAGCTTAGATCTCTCATCATAAGAAACAACTTTACCAGTCCAAACTCTCTTTGAATATCACCTCTAATTGAGCACTCTGTAACAAATTTAGCACACGAATAACCATGTTCAATGCTTCTCCCCAAAAAGTCATCGCTAAGCCTGGCTGtgagatcaaacatctcatACTCTCAACAATCATTTTGTTCATCCTTTCAGCCGAATCATTCAACTATGAAGTCTTATGTGGCATCAACTGATACCTTATACCATGCTCTTTGCAATAAGCACCAAATAGTCTTGAATACTCGTCACCATTATCACTGCAGATACACTTAATCTGCTTCCCCGTTTGCCTCTCAACTTATGCCACAAAGTTATTGAAGTATAAAGAAAtttatccttcgtcctcatgtcagaaaacatattaataacaaataaaaactaaaacacatcgaaaatgtaaaaaatcatcaaagttAAACTAAACAAATACGGACAAACCACTAGTAtctataaaataagtaaataaacaattgAGTGGCTTTCTAAGAATGGCCATAggaatatattttcataaattgaataattttttacatagaaaaattaaaattttggaaatattaaacaaaatttagtATTTTAGAGCTCAGTTGTCGatatttacaaaagataaaagttaatcaatatataaaatcattttttataaagtataaatttaaaatattttataaagtgtatatttataacattttataaaatacactTCATATAAAATTGTATTGATAATAATTTGCAAAGACGAGAGTCTCACAGTTGTTGGCAGATTCAATTTGACTTAGTTTCCTTCGTGACCTGTTTTTAAGTAACAGACCCTAAAACATGGTGGATGATCCATGACCATGACCATGCGAACGGAGCGTGATTGACGGCTACAACTCTCTTATTATTTCAAGGCTGTAGATGATCGTAactcgggggggggggggggggggggggggggggtctcTTCCTTGACGCGGTGGTTGCTTTGTGGTCTAACCGGTTCCTTCTGGATATGATTGCTGGAATACAAATTCTAGAATGTAAAAAACTGAATAATTGTAAAGCATTTGAAAAAACAcgcaaaatatttatacatgaatttgGATATTGTTATGAAAGATTAGCCGCAAacgttgaaaaatataaaagatgtggggcccgctgcactatttgcacagtgaatttctcttctatataaacgatcgtttcgATCGATTGTAAACACACAattccttcttcttctaataacacatcctcttttgttatcagtgttatcttctcctacgggtataaaattttgcccttatttaaatttcttcgatacaataaaattctagtttttttataacacgttatcagcacgatcactctgcgattcggtaaaatttatttgtatcatttataccctgttataatggtcggtataccgcctctactattatttatatcatgttataatggccggaataccgcctatattatttattagtaatttaattaatttaatggtcggccgagccgccttatatcctgtttattatttattggtcggccgagccgccttatatcctgtttattatttattggtcggctgagccgccttatattctgtttattactaattggtcggccgagctgccgtataatttatttattactctgcattgatcggctgagccgtcccatgatttgttgtcataacataaatattttattgtcataatttttcacttttatgaaattttatagatttgattgaccgtttaatacgatattttcagactaatttttggtgcactcgatttaaccccaacggtcacaaagaatttttttcaaaaatttcccctttctccaacggttatGAACAGTATTTTTtcacctataaatacaactcattttcactccatttcatcatccaaaacatttcatcttctctcaaaaatttcaaatcgctctcctccgatttttcatttcaagaaagatgattcgcgcacttttgtttttatgtgccatttttatttgtgtttctatttatggtttattcgttggagaatttactccgagtgaatttaagatgaatatcggtttaattttctttacatcgcttctccttgtaattgcttgtatgattaatgtaaacggtttttaattatgaagttctaataaaattattattttgtgttttagaattacaaatggcaaacatcgagaaactccagttcccggcccTGAAAATAACTGGCGAAAATTACGTCGGGTGGGTCACAAACGTGAAACCATATCTGGTGAtgaaaaagataaccgaaacaATTGTAATCGGTAACAAATCACCACCCGAacatatagccgaagcgataatcttcctgaagaagcatttagatgaaaGTCTAACGCACGACTATGCAAACGTCGAGGACCCAGCTGAACTGTGGCaaactttaaaagaaaggtTCGATAACCAGAGACAAATCAACCTTCCTCACGCtctagaagagtggaaaaatctgaggttccaagaTTTTCAAAAGGTTGAGGATTACAATTCCGCTGTCCTGCGGATAGTTGCACTCCTGAAGTATTGTGGTAATCCTGTCTCTGAGGcagaaatgatgaataaaacatacatcactttccacaaacagcttcacttcttacccgaaatttacagaaaatgcgggtacacgagattttctgaattgatggttgcgctcatgttagctgaaaagaacaatgagctcttaatcaaaaaccacaattcccggcctacgggagccaaagcattccctgaagtgaatgctacggcgatAGAAAATTCGGAAAGAAGAAACCATGCCAATCGAGGTCATGGCCgccgtttcaacaacaaacgtggaaaaacTTACAATCCCAAATGGAGGGGATCTAATAAGTGGGTTAGACCCGGGCAAGTTTCCAAGGGTAAAGAAACTCAAGAGGATACCACCCAGAAGCGTGAGACAGTGTGTTACAGATGTGgttgtaaaggacattggtcccgtacctgtcgtactccttcacatctctgtaagttatatcaagagtccacgaaaggaaaggctaaagaggtgaacctcacggaaaatgttgaagggacctcataccttgaatcctccgacttcgctaatgagctggactagattactcctgaagagaatcgaaatgcctatgataagagtattgaatagttttcagtattaccatgtataattattatatttcatgttttaaacaaataatgatgtttttaacgtcatcttattgtataattattgtgtctttttttctttatatgaatgaattttatgtttcttttatatttatgacaatttcagaaatggatcataatgctaatggagcaaaatccaagaaacggattcgtgaaatatgcataccagatagtggaacaacgcacactattctgagacaaaagagatatttctctaatataaaaccgacaagaattgtcgtcaatacaatatcaggtcctgcagacgtgattgaaggaactggtaaagcaaactttactttaccgaatggaacaaaattttccataaataatgctctatattctccaagttctaaaaggaatttgttgagttttaaagacatatatcttcacggatatgatactcagtctgcaactgaggatggaaagaaatacatgtatgtaacttctgagaaatgtggcagaaaacacatattagaaaagtttccagaacttccttcgggactacatcatacttatatcgatgagatcgaatcaaatcttttagtaaaacagaacccagaagagttcacattatggcatgatcgccttggccatccaggcactacaatgatgcgtaaaatcatagaaagttcacatggtcatccactgaaaatccaggagatttctcaagggaataaaatgacatgtgttgcatgttctctaggaaaattgatcgtaaggccatcgccaaccaaaatcgataaagaatcaccaaagttccttgaaagaattcaaggcgatatatgtggacctatacacccaccttgtggaccattccactattttatggtattaattgacgcatccagtagatggtcacacgtttgtctattatcatctcgaaatgtggcatttgcgagatttctaactcagataatcaaactgcgagcgcagtttcctgattatactattaaaagagttagactagacaacgctggtgaattcacatcccaagcattcaatgactattgtatggtaatgggaattgaagttgaacattcggttgctcatgttcatacgcaaaatggtttggctgaatctttaattaagcgtctgcaattgattgcaagaccattgatcatgagatcaaaacttccaacctctgtatggggacatgccattttgcatgcagaagcactcattcggatcagaccgagtgcataccataagtattccccactacagttagcgtttggtcgagaaccaaacatttcccactttagaatctttggttgtgcggtatatgtgcctgtagcaccaccacaacgtacaaagatgggaccacaaagaagattgggaatatatgttggttttgattccccatcaattataagatacctagaaccacagactggtgacgtctttacagcacgttttgctgattgtcattttgacgaaaatgtattcccagttctagggggagaaaacaaaaatgttggaagtgatataaaatggagtgtaccatcattgttatatcttgatcctcccactaaagagtcagaactagaagttcgacgaattatgcatttacagagtatagctaaccagctacctgatgcatttgtagataccaagacggtaactaaatctcatataccagctgcaaatgctcctgctcgtatcaaaatgccaaatgaacaagaaaaggaggatgacacacgagagccaaaaacacgcctgaagcgtggtagacctgttggttctaaggataagaatcctaggaaacagaaaaaagctgaaatatatgatgcacccaaaatagcagaaaatattttggaggaaataaatgataaggattctgatgaatcagagcatcatgaatcagagcatcatgaatcgaaagataatcatgagatttctattaattacatccataataaaaggatatggaatagaaatgaacaaaatgaccttgatgatgctttctcatatattgtgtcaagtgaaataaatgaagaaatcgatgatccataaccaaaatctgtctatgaatgccaaaagagacatgattggaaacaatggaaaaatgcaatacaagctgaacttgattcgcttaataaacgaaaagtatttggatctattgtgctcacacctgcagatgtgagaccagttgggtacaaatgggttttcgttcgaaagcgaaatgagaaaaatgagattacgagatacaaagctcgtctagtggctcaaggtttttctcaaagacctggaatcgattatgaagaaacgtattctccagttatggatgccattacatttagattcctgatgagtctagcagctgataaaaatctagagatgcgtctcatggatgttgttacagcttatctatatggatcattagatactgatatctacatgaaagttcctgatggatttaaaatgccagaagcattaagttccaaacctaaagagttatgtgcaataaaattgcaaagatcattatatgggttaaagcaatctggacgtatgtggtataatcgtctcagtgatcatttaacaaaagaaggatatgtgaatgatcctatatgcccatgtgttttcatcaagaaaacaatatccggatttgtaataatcgcggtatatgttgatgatcttaacattatcggaactcaaaagagaaatacaaaaggcatcagactatctcaaaggagaatttgagatgaaagatctaggacagacacagtattgtcttggcctacaaatagaacattcacaaaatggtatatttgtgcatcaatccacatacactaaaagagtgttgaaacgatttaacatggataaatcaactcctcttagcaccccgatggtcgttaggtcacttaatattgaaagtgatccatttcgaccacctgaggagaaagaagagatacttggtccggaagtaccatatctaagtgcaattggagcgctgatgtaccttgcaaattgtacacggcctgatatatcatttgctgtgaatcttttggcaagattcagctcatctccaacccgaagacattggaatgggatcaaacatgtttttcgttacctccaagggaccattgatttaggcttattttatcctaaaagttcaaaaggtcaaatggttggttttgcagatgcaggatatctttcagatccacacaaagcccgatcgcaaacaggatacgtttttacgatcggaggcactgctatatcttggcgttcccagaaacaaacgctcgtggctacttcttcaaatcatgctgagatcattgcactccatgaagcaagtagagaatgtgtatggctgagatcaatgagccgacacatctgttcaagcagcgggattggcgaaaatacggagccaactattttatatgaagataatgcagcatgtgttgctcaaacaaaggacggatatatcaaaagcgatagaacgaagcatattcatccgaagttcttctcatacactcaagagctcgtgaagaagaaagagattgaagtaagatatgtccaatcatgcgacaatgcagctgacctcttcacaaaatcacttccgacttcgatattcagaaaacatgttcgtaacattggaatgcgtcatcagaaggatctatgactgctcattcgagggggagcttacgtagttgtactctttttaccttactatggtttttcccattgggttttcctagaaaggtttttaacgaggcaacatagacgttaagcgagagtggatagtgacaccggtccccaagggggagtgttatgaaagaTTAGCCGCAAacgttgaaaaatataaaagatgtggggcccgctgcactatttgcacagtgaatttctcttctatataaacgatcgtttcgATCGATTGTAAACACAccattccttcttcttctaatCACACATCCTCTCTtgttatcagtgttatcttctcctacgggtataaaattttgtccttatttaaatttcttcgatacaataaaattctagTTTTTTATAACAGATATAAACTTCATGTAGTGTGACGTTTACTTGAGATTCCAAAGTTTCGGGATACAACTGAATATGTTTCCATTTCCAATTACTCAAGATCATAACTTATCGAACCTTTTTTTGTGTTGCAACctcagacaaaacaaaaaaatgaaaagagaaaTAAAGGAATCTGAAGGGATTTTCTTGCCTGCATCATTTAGTATGAATGAGaggaaattttttaatataaatatattgacaAATAATGTTATACTAATATAGAATTAATAATAGTTATTATGGAGAAGAGTGGTTGTAAAAAGTTTCaattaaatccaaaaaattaCTTGCATTCATGTAGAGGTTTTTAGCTAGAGCATACTTAATAAGGCATTGAccatacaaaattaaaatttactcTATAAAAATCTTCTTAAACTGTAAGATCATCAAATGAGGCCCGAGACTCGAGTGTGGTCCGGTAACTCTTTTCTCCAATACACTTTAATGTAAGACTTTTGAACCTTATTAAGAGTTATCCGCTATGAATAAGTGAATTCGCCTTAATATTAcaatgttaaaacattgatagtttttatatttatttaaattctaaagCTTTACAATTTTTTCAACTCACCtatttccttttgagtttgAAAGGGAAAAGGAATATGGTTCCCGACATTATAATAATGTCGAGACAAGGCTTGCAGACTTTTTAGTCGACTAACTGGCGTTCCTCGACTCGCGATGGGGGCTCACGATGAAAACCCACCGAATTTGATTTTTCCAATATTCAATTTATGGAAAGACGCCTACACGAAACCTATACGAAGGAGCAAACAAACTACTTTTATTTGAGTGCACATGGATCCTCGTCACCATCAGCCTCTTCATAAAACTTTTTGTGTCGAAGAGACGAAGGTTCCCGCGGTTCAGAATGAATAACTCGTGGAACCTTCTACTCTCCTTTATCAGTATCATTTCGTTGGAACTCTTCTTTTTGAGCATATGGGTTGGTTCGAATCAATGTGGAATTATTACCTCACGCTTATTCTATGTTTTCTCCTTGGTTGATGGTAGTCAATATCTGAAAGGAAGCTTAAGGAAAGGCTTTAGTATTCTTTCTTCAAAGGCGTTCCCTGAACAA
The window above is part of the Brassica napus cultivar Da-Ae chromosome C3, Da-Ae, whole genome shotgun sequence genome. Proteins encoded here:
- the LOC125584387 gene encoding uncharacterized protein LOC125584387, producing the protein MANIEKLQFPALKITGENYVGWVTNVKPYLVMKKITETIVIGNKSPPEHIAEAIIFLKKHLDESLTHDYANVEDPAELWQTLKERFDNQRQINLPHALEEWKNLRFQDFQKVEDYNSAVLRIVALLKYCGNPVSEAEMMNKTYITFHKQLHFLPEIYRKCGYTRFSELMVALMLAEKNNELLIKNHNSRPTGAKAFPEVNATAIENSERRNHANRGHGRRFNNKRGKTYNPKWRGSNKWVRPGQVSKGKETQEDTTQKRETVCYRCGCKGHWSRTCRTPSHLCKLYQESTKGKAKEVNLTENVEGTSYLESSDFANELD